One segment of Pontibacter akesuensis DNA contains the following:
- a CDS encoding STAS domain-containing protein produces the protein MNIKIKKLGELNLLLVEGRVEDTGLKEIADSLQELPSSEEKFILLDCADIRKLVFSSIGFSGFINHLLHLRSMRATVTLVGCDTMVQRLLKVLKVENLFLYASTMDEAYLSLQKGVKSSLASNPLA, from the coding sequence ATGAATATCAAGATAAAGAAACTCGGAGAATTGAACCTGCTCCTCGTGGAAGGACGTGTAGAAGACACTGGCCTGAAGGAGATTGCGGATTCGCTGCAAGAACTTCCCTCATCAGAAGAAAAATTTATTTTGCTTGATTGTGCCGATATCAGAAAATTAGTCTTCAGCAGTATTGGATTCAGTGGCTTTATCAACCACCTGCTGCACCTTAGGTCTATGCGCGCCACGGTTACATTGGTAGGGTGCGACACCATGGTACAGCGCTTGCTGAAAGTTTTGAAAGTAGAAAACCTGTTCCTTTATGCCTCAACGATGGACGAAGCGTACCTAAGCCTGCAAAAAGGGGTTAAGTCGTCACTTGCCAGCAATCCGTTAGCCTAA
- a CDS encoding TonB-dependent receptor domain-containing protein, whose amino-acid sequence MKKGLLLLLGQLCLFSSVSITALAQEGTPASATSTPQHSGKITGVLTDSVSGKPIDYATVALLRQGETQAVDGTLTDAQGAFSFTNVSTGTYVLAVSFIGYQTKSIGPVSITETNRSSALGTIRLSPATTQLQEVNVETMRPTITMEADRMVVNIEGTAMAAGNTAYDVLAKSPGVYIDQDGNIQLNGKSGVTVMLDGKLTYLSSRDLRTLLEGMAAENIKNIEIITNPSAKYDAEGSSGILNINLKKNTQQGMNGSVYGSYNYNGKQHGYSTGGNINYKTSQWNSYINLDMARRVGGREATFTRVFFNEAQTTYFDQVATGNYEVEGPPVVRVGTDYTINKVHSIGFMANYGTNKLHSDFLTDTYIGPAPNQPLLYIDANNYNVNRFSNFTTNLHYQGKLDTVGTTLSADIDFVKITNRGYGNFYNFYDSLATDQPVRQDFLYTDTPNGFDIYAAKVDFARPLMEGHKLELGAKASRVVSDNDSRFYFNNSEVPVLDLNRTNHFVYDEDIYAAYLNWNGKFGDNYTVQAGLRAEQTRSVGESFTTGDIRKRKYLDFFPSIFVQQKLNENYQVNYSYSRRIQRPNYGSLNPFISYRDPYTYVQGNPGLRPQYTHAFGITQVFKKDYSLVFNYQLLQDVISELPILDVENATTIYTTGNVDDAQNISLTAILPFQIMKNWDTNNTLVTAYNEYTMLIGNELEVNDQIFYMVQTNHNILLPKKFKLEVNGVYRGPAASGLYRIAPMWWVHAAVKKSFLDDKLDVSLNVNDIFKTYRLVFTTDIGENINDFDQYFRGRNVGVTLRYNFSRGAEFKANRRNNSLDELNRTGN is encoded by the coding sequence ATGAAAAAAGGATTACTTCTTTTGCTGGGACAGCTATGCCTGTTCAGCAGCGTTTCAATCACTGCCCTGGCGCAGGAAGGAACCCCAGCCTCGGCAACATCCACGCCTCAGCACAGCGGTAAGATTACGGGCGTACTCACTGATTCTGTGTCAGGTAAACCCATTGATTATGCCACGGTTGCCCTGCTAAGGCAAGGAGAGACACAAGCAGTGGATGGTACCCTGACAGATGCCCAGGGCGCCTTCTCCTTTACCAACGTGAGCACCGGAACATATGTGCTGGCTGTCAGTTTTATCGGTTACCAAACAAAGAGCATCGGTCCTGTTTCCATTACAGAAACTAACCGCAGCAGCGCCCTGGGCACTATCCGGCTAAGTCCGGCTACCACACAGCTGCAGGAGGTGAACGTGGAGACCATGCGCCCCACCATTACCATGGAGGCTGACCGTATGGTGGTGAACATTGAGGGCACTGCCATGGCCGCGGGTAACACTGCCTATGATGTACTGGCAAAATCTCCGGGCGTCTACATCGATCAGGATGGAAACATACAGCTCAATGGTAAATCAGGGGTAACGGTGATGCTGGACGGGAAACTGACCTACCTCTCTTCGCGCGACCTGCGCACACTGCTGGAGGGTATGGCCGCCGAGAACATCAAGAATATTGAGATCATCACCAACCCATCTGCCAAGTATGACGCCGAAGGATCATCGGGCATCCTGAACATCAACCTGAAAAAGAACACGCAGCAGGGAATGAACGGCAGCGTGTACGGCAGCTATAACTATAACGGCAAGCAGCACGGCTACTCCACCGGAGGGAATATCAACTACAAAACCAGCCAGTGGAATTCCTACATAAACCTGGACATGGCGCGCCGGGTAGGGGGGCGCGAAGCAACGTTTACACGTGTGTTTTTCAATGAGGCGCAAACCACTTATTTTGATCAGGTAGCTACCGGCAACTATGAGGTAGAGGGCCCGCCCGTGGTGCGGGTGGGTACAGACTACACCATCAACAAGGTGCACAGCATCGGGTTTATGGCCAACTACGGAACCAACAAACTGCATTCTGATTTTCTGACCGATACGTACATTGGGCCTGCTCCAAACCAGCCTTTGCTTTACATCGACGCGAACAACTACAATGTGAACCGGTTCTCCAACTTCACCACGAACCTGCACTACCAGGGCAAGCTCGATACTGTGGGAACCACCTTATCGGCAGACATAGACTTTGTGAAAATCACCAACAGGGGCTACGGGAATTTCTATAACTTTTATGATTCTTTGGCAACCGACCAGCCTGTGCGGCAGGATTTCCTTTATACCGACACACCGAACGGCTTCGACATTTACGCCGCGAAGGTAGACTTTGCTCGCCCGCTCATGGAAGGGCATAAACTTGAACTGGGCGCCAAAGCCAGCCGGGTGGTTTCCGATAACGATTCGCGCTTTTACTTTAACAACAGCGAGGTGCCGGTGCTGGACCTGAACCGCACGAACCACTTTGTGTATGACGAGGATATCTACGCCGCCTACCTTAACTGGAACGGCAAATTCGGAGATAATTATACGGTGCAGGCGGGCCTGCGGGCAGAGCAGACAAGGTCTGTTGGGGAATCCTTCACCACGGGGGACATACGAAAACGGAAGTACCTTGATTTCTTCCCCAGCATATTTGTACAACAGAAGCTGAATGAAAACTACCAGGTAAACTACAGCTACAGCCGCCGCATTCAGCGCCCCAACTACGGCAGCCTGAATCCCTTCATCTCGTACCGCGACCCTTATACGTACGTGCAGGGCAATCCGGGGCTTCGGCCGCAGTACACGCACGCCTTCGGCATAACACAGGTATTTAAGAAAGATTACAGCCTGGTGTTTAACTATCAACTGCTGCAGGATGTGATTTCTGAGCTGCCCATATTGGATGTGGAGAACGCCACCACCATCTATACCACCGGCAATGTGGACGACGCGCAGAACATCAGCCTGACCGCCATCCTGCCCTTCCAGATCATGAAGAACTGGGACACCAACAACACGCTTGTTACCGCCTACAACGAATACACCATGCTGATAGGTAATGAGCTGGAGGTGAACGACCAGATATTCTACATGGTGCAGACAAACCACAACATTCTACTTCCAAAGAAATTTAAGCTGGAGGTGAACGGCGTGTACCGGGGCCCGGCTGCTTCAGGATTATACCGTATTGCGCCGATGTGGTGGGTACACGCTGCCGTAAAGAAATCTTTTCTGGATGATAAGCTGGATGTGAGCCTGAACGTGAACGACATTTTTAAAACCTACAGGCTTGTCTTCACAACTGACATTGGGGAGAACATCAATGACTTTGACCAGTACTTCCGTGGCCGCAATGTTGGCGTCACGCTACGCTACAACTTCAGCCGGGGTGCCGAGTTCAAGGCGAACCGCCGCAACAACAGCCTGGATGAATTGAACCGCACGGGCAACTAA
- a CDS encoding chemotaxis protein CheB, protein MKVNSPKVIVIGTSAGGMQAVTTLLAGLPDDLPAAIFVVQHLSNDSSALFLVERLRKYTGLTCKVAENNARIEPGTLYLAPPDRHLLLRKDEMLVVRGPRENLFRPSIDPLFRSAAAYHGANVTGVILTGFLSDGVVGLEGVKRSGGVTVVQDPADAEFPALPQNAIRQVEIDHVVPLAKMAEVLTELAHRPNHNSVAVPTDIWQEAQIAERVMNNSEMTSIEDLEKAGDRTPYSCPECGGGLWELSQEGTIERYRCHSGHAYTKDALIRGMSESLEETIWVALRTLEERRNILMQMSRGESNKGNQRWASIQEERADEMKVHIERLRELLNKSSLSDAENLGDVG, encoded by the coding sequence ATGAAAGTAAACAGCCCTAAAGTTATTGTGATTGGTACCTCAGCAGGAGGGATGCAGGCGGTTACAACGCTGCTGGCGGGTCTGCCCGATGATTTGCCTGCCGCTATTTTTGTGGTACAGCATCTCAGCAATGATTCCTCCGCACTGTTCCTGGTGGAGCGTCTACGAAAATACACCGGCCTCACGTGCAAGGTGGCCGAGAACAATGCCCGCATCGAACCCGGCACCTTATACCTGGCCCCGCCCGACCGGCACCTGCTCCTGCGTAAAGACGAGATGCTGGTTGTACGCGGTCCCCGTGAGAACCTGTTCCGGCCGTCCATCGACCCGCTTTTCCGGTCTGCCGCCGCTTATCACGGCGCAAACGTGACGGGCGTGATACTAACCGGCTTTCTGAGTGATGGTGTTGTAGGGTTGGAGGGAGTTAAACGCAGTGGTGGTGTAACGGTGGTTCAGGACCCGGCAGATGCGGAGTTTCCGGCCCTGCCACAAAACGCTATCCGCCAGGTGGAGATTGACCACGTGGTGCCGTTGGCAAAGATGGCCGAAGTACTCACAGAACTAGCGCACCGACCCAACCACAACTCGGTAGCGGTACCGACGGATATTTGGCAGGAGGCACAGATTGCAGAACGCGTGATGAACAACAGCGAAATGACAAGTATAGAAGATCTAGAAAAGGCGGGCGACCGCACACCCTATAGCTGCCCCGAGTGCGGCGGTGGCTTGTGGGAGCTATCACAGGAGGGCACGATCGAACGGTACCGGTGCCACTCCGGCCATGCCTACACCAAAGACGCCCTGATTAGGGGCATGTCCGAATCGTTGGAGGAAACAATTTGGGTAGCCCTGCGCACCCTGGAGGAGCGGCGTAACATCCTGATGCAAATGTCCCGGGGCGAGAGCAACAAAGGCAACCAGCGCTGGGCCTCAATACAGGAAGAGCGGGCGGATGAAATGAAGGTGCACATCGAACGGCTCCGGGAGTTGCTCAACAAATCGAGCCTTTCCGATGCGGAGAACCTAGGGGACGTAGGCTAA
- a CDS encoding M56 family metallopeptidase, whose protein sequence is MIELLLKASFAMGIAFLFYKLLLQQESFFTANRLYLLCCLALAFALPFINLPPLVSQQGYLASVFENDVIAEASITEVRNVTGTQTEAGAPVVSMPPQVNTDAAGAQEAAATNEAVAANSGGISWVFWVVVLYLFGVAVFTLSLLFQVGSIVYKIITATDKIQDGDCVIVNTAGRQAPCSFFKYIFIHPDEYDYDTYEQIIAHEKVHARLGHSFDLLLAEIAVIILWFNPLAWLWKREIEKNNEYQTDAQLLEKEQVRKEQYQLNLLQIAVPNKPLSITTNYNQSLLKQRIMMMNAKRSTIHAYWKYAFLAPLFFGTLLVMNEPAVSSNIPAGDMGDIMPRAVQERIMGAINEEVKEKVQESRLSKTAAVTEESPVEESPVVVEKEKIKERAPVGPQRGPIGAVREPMPSPRVISAAPGKRGMSINITGRQTDMSEGFWYSSRENGEYCISFKGEKNTSSWNMSRCFDSAQFQKKGDNTYVLTKEAGTLQLTGNLDAEVGQGKYTFTENAGFKNYLTSNNISSRDQNLLFHLFFGDVNKDYVEFLKQQYGNVDGNRLLELAIHGVKQPDFKNYIALFQKYSNKKPSIQEVVEARIHGISEAYVQELQAMNFTGVSLKKMMEAKIHGVNGAFVESLKKAGFNNLPLDKLIEAKIHGVNPSLVNELQGLGYGKLSLDEVIQLKIHNVDAAYVKDLRSAGLDKLTLNQVVEAKIHGLNAASIKEIRALGFENIGFRDIVSAKIHGVNAAFVEELQKAGFKDISIDDAVAARIHRVDGAFIKKAREEGYNLNSIDKYVSLKIHGMAMESLKNK, encoded by the coding sequence ATGATAGAGTTACTGCTAAAAGCCTCCTTCGCCATGGGCATTGCCTTTTTGTTCTACAAGCTGCTGCTGCAGCAGGAGAGCTTCTTTACGGCCAACCGGTTATACTTGCTTTGCTGCCTTGCGCTGGCCTTTGCCCTCCCTTTTATAAACCTGCCACCGCTGGTGAGCCAGCAGGGGTACCTGGCATCGGTTTTTGAAAATGATGTTATCGCCGAGGCAAGTATAACTGAGGTGCGAAATGTAACTGGCACGCAAACGGAGGCTGGTGCGCCTGTTGTAAGCATGCCGCCACAGGTGAACACCGATGCGGCGGGAGCACAAGAGGCGGCGGCAACTAACGAAGCGGTAGCAGCAAATAGCGGGGGAATCAGCTGGGTATTCTGGGTAGTGGTGCTGTACTTGTTTGGCGTAGCCGTTTTCACTCTGAGCCTGCTGTTCCAGGTGGGCAGTATCGTGTATAAGATTATTACCGCCACCGATAAGATACAGGATGGCGATTGCGTGATTGTGAACACGGCAGGCAGACAGGCACCCTGCTCTTTCTTTAAATATATCTTCATACATCCCGATGAGTACGACTACGATACCTACGAGCAGATTATCGCGCATGAGAAAGTGCATGCTAGGCTGGGGCACAGCTTCGACCTGCTATTGGCCGAAATAGCGGTAATTATACTTTGGTTTAACCCCTTGGCGTGGCTTTGGAAGCGCGAAATTGAAAAAAACAACGAGTACCAGACAGACGCCCAGCTGCTGGAGAAGGAGCAGGTGCGCAAGGAACAATACCAATTGAACCTGCTGCAGATAGCCGTTCCGAACAAGCCGCTCAGCATTACCACCAACTACAACCAATCGCTACTAAAACAAAGAATTATGATGATGAACGCGAAAAGATCGACCATACATGCTTACTGGAAATACGCTTTCCTGGCACCCCTTTTCTTTGGAACGCTCCTGGTAATGAACGAACCAGCCGTGAGCAGCAACATACCCGCCGGCGATATGGGCGACATCATGCCGCGTGCCGTGCAGGAACGAATAATGGGCGCCATTAACGAGGAGGTGAAGGAAAAAGTACAGGAATCCCGGCTTTCCAAAACAGCGGCAGTAACTGAAGAAAGTCCTGTAGAAGAAAGTCCTGTAGTAGTTGAGAAGGAGAAAATAAAGGAACGTGCTCCGGTTGGGCCGCAACGTGGGCCAATAGGAGCTGTGCGGGAGCCCATGCCATCGCCGCGCGTGATTTCGGCTGCACCTGGCAAGCGCGGCATGTCCATCAACATCACCGGCCGCCAAACAGATATGTCAGAGGGGTTCTGGTACAGCAGCAGGGAAAACGGGGAGTACTGCATCAGCTTTAAAGGCGAGAAAAACACCTCTTCCTGGAACATGTCCAGATGCTTCGACAGCGCACAATTTCAGAAAAAAGGCGACAATACCTATGTGCTGACGAAAGAGGCGGGCACGCTGCAGCTAACCGGCAACCTGGACGCGGAAGTAGGGCAGGGGAAGTATACCTTCACGGAAAACGCCGGCTTTAAAAATTACCTGACAAGCAACAACATCTCCAGCAGAGATCAAAACCTTCTTTTTCACCTGTTTTTTGGAGACGTTAACAAGGATTATGTGGAATTCCTGAAGCAGCAGTATGGCAATGTAGACGGCAACCGCTTGCTGGAACTGGCGATACATGGTGTGAAGCAGCCGGATTTTAAGAATTACATCGCCCTGTTCCAGAAGTATAGCAACAAGAAACCATCGATACAGGAAGTGGTGGAAGCCAGAATTCACGGCATAAGCGAGGCGTATGTGCAGGAACTGCAGGCCATGAACTTTACGGGAGTAAGCCTGAAGAAAATGATGGAAGCCAAAATACACGGTGTAAACGGTGCCTTCGTGGAAAGCCTGAAGAAAGCAGGCTTCAACAACCTGCCCCTCGATAAATTGATAGAGGCAAAAATACACGGTGTCAACCCCTCTCTTGTAAATGAGCTGCAGGGGCTGGGCTATGGCAAGCTAAGCCTGGACGAGGTAATACAGCTCAAGATCCACAATGTGGATGCTGCCTACGTGAAAGACCTGCGCTCGGCCGGATTGGATAAACTGACACTGAACCAGGTGGTAGAGGCGAAGATTCACGGCCTGAATGCGGCTTCAATCAAAGAGATAAGGGCATTAGGGTTTGAAAATATCGGCTTCAGGGATATAGTGTCTGCCAAAATTCACGGGGTGAATGCAGCTTTCGTGGAAGAGCTTCAAAAGGCAGGCTTCAAAGACATCAGTATAGATGATGCTGTTGCGGCCAGAATTCACCGTGTTGATGGCGCATTCATTAAAAAAGCCAGGGAAGAGGGCTACAACCTGAACAGCATCGACAAGTATGTTTCCCTCAAAATCCATGGCATGGCGATGGAGTCGCTGAAAAATAAATAG
- a CDS encoding BlaI/MecI/CopY family transcriptional regulator, whose protein sequence is MQKLGKREEQIMQIVWKLEKAFIKDIIDEMPEPKPHYNTVATMVKILTEKGFLSAAKLGNTYQYTPQVELAAYRQEDVATIKRKYFGNSFSRMITHFAKEENLSDEELDELVRIIKSQKNS, encoded by the coding sequence ATGCAGAAACTAGGAAAAAGAGAAGAGCAGATCATGCAGATCGTTTGGAAGCTTGAAAAGGCGTTCATCAAAGATATTATAGATGAAATGCCAGAGCCAAAACCACACTACAACACCGTGGCCACGATGGTTAAAATACTAACCGAGAAGGGATTTCTTAGCGCCGCGAAGCTGGGGAACACTTACCAGTACACGCCCCAGGTGGAACTGGCAGCATACCGGCAGGAGGATGTGGCCACCATCAAGCGCAAGTACTTCGGCAACTCCTTTTCCAGGATGATCACGCACTTTGCCAAGGAAGAAAACCTGTCGGACGAGGAGCTGGATGAGCTTGTTCGCATTATAAAATCACAGAAAAACAGCTAA
- a CDS encoding DsbA family oxidoreductase translates to MSKQKIKIDIVSDINCPWCYVGEQRLKKAIAATEGTYEFDINFKPFELNASIPQEGVDRVEYFKNSYGPGIVSQLDTMNQRMTDAGTEEGIQFNFDKLPRVNNTFNGHRLIWLADQHGVQKAVANALFYSHFTEGKNMNDTAVLKEVGIANGIPAEKLEGFFEGEEGTKEVRALEQWAQASGITGVPAFIINDKYLVSGAQPAATFLNVFSEVAPKAPAFEEIKTEGDSCGIDGNC, encoded by the coding sequence ATGAGCAAGCAGAAAATAAAAATAGACATTGTATCTGATATCAACTGCCCCTGGTGCTACGTGGGCGAGCAGCGCCTGAAAAAGGCTATTGCCGCTACTGAGGGTACGTATGAGTTTGACATCAACTTTAAGCCGTTCGAGCTGAATGCCAGCATTCCGCAGGAAGGCGTAGACAGAGTGGAGTATTTCAAAAACAGCTATGGCCCTGGCATCGTTTCACAGCTCGATACCATGAACCAGCGCATGACCGACGCAGGCACAGAAGAAGGCATACAGTTCAACTTTGACAAGCTGCCACGGGTAAATAACACCTTTAACGGCCACAGACTTATTTGGCTGGCTGATCAGCATGGTGTGCAGAAAGCCGTAGCCAATGCCCTTTTCTACAGCCACTTTACCGAAGGCAAAAACATGAATGATACGGCAGTGCTGAAGGAGGTAGGTATAGCCAATGGCATTCCGGCAGAAAAGCTGGAAGGATTTTTTGAGGGCGAGGAAGGAACAAAGGAAGTGCGCGCGCTGGAGCAGTGGGCTCAGGCATCCGGCATCACGGGTGTACCCGCTTTCATCATCAACGACAAGTACCTGGTGAGCGGCGCCCAACCGGCAGCCACCTTCCTGAACGTATTTTCGGAGGTTGCGCCCAAGGCACCCGCTTTTGAAGAAATTAAGACGGAGGGAGACAGCTGCGGCATCGACGGCAACTGCTAA